A single window of Gossypium hirsutum isolate 1008001.06 chromosome A10, Gossypium_hirsutum_v2.1, whole genome shotgun sequence DNA harbors:
- the LOC107925318 gene encoding protein SRG1: protein MDTEFVNLGKSMIVPSVQELAKYPLTKIPARYLRLHEELHSISPNHHLPSVPIIDLHKLAAGDFVDSELQTLHAACRHWGFFQVVNHGVSISLLDEFKLEIVNFFKLPHEGKKLLWQKPDNHEGFGQAFVVSQDQKLDWSDMFYITTLPYNLRNVDVFEKLPFKLRETLEVYSVQVKNLAMRILGYMAKALNMDADEITELFNDGVQAMRMNYYPPCPEPDMVIGFSPHSDADALTILFQLDETDGLQVRKDGKWVPIKPLPNAFVVNIGDIMEILSNGIYRSIEHRAVVNSTKQRLSIATFYNSKLDSELGPALSLLGPNDPAIFQRIPLEKYLKEFFARKLDGKAYLDFMRIKSNEEHEN, encoded by the exons ATGGATACAGAATTTGTCAACCTTGGGAAATCCATGATAGTTCCCAGTGTTCAAGAGTTGGCCAAGTACCCCCTCACCAAAATCCCAGCTAGGTACCTGCGCCTGCATGAAGAACTTCACTCCATCTCCCCCAATCATCACCTTCCATCTGTCCCCATCATCGATCTTCACAAACTAGCTGCTGGGGATTTCGTTGACTCTGAACTTCAAACCCTACACGCTGCTTGCAGGCACTGGGGTTTCTTCCAG GTAGTGAATCATGGTGTTAGTATATCATTGTTGGATGAATTCAAGTTGGAGATTGTGAATTTCTTCAAACTACCACATGAAGGTAAGAAGCTTTTATGGCAAAAACCAGATAACCATGAAGGGTTTGGTCAAGCTTTTGTAGTTTCACAAGATCAGAAGCTAGATTGGTCTGATATGTTCTATATAACCACACTGCCATACAATCTTAGGAACGTTGACGTATTTGAAAAACTCCCCTTTAAGTTAAG AGAGACCCTGGAAGTGTATTCTGTTCAAGTGAAAAATCTAGCTATGAGGATATTAGGTTACATGGCTAAGGCCTTAAATATGGATGCTGATGAAATAACAGAGCTGTTCAATGATGGGGTGCAAGCAATGAGAATGAATTACTATCCACCATGCCCTGAACCTGATATGGTCATTGGTTTCAGTCCCCATTCCGATGCCGATGCTTTGACGATCCTCTTCCAGCTCGACGAAACCGATGGCCTGCAAGTTCGAAAAGATGGGAAATGGGTTCCCATTAAGCCACTTCCCAATGCTTTTGTGGTTAACATTGGAGACATCATGGAg ATTTTGAGCAATGGGATATACCGTAGCATCGAGCATAGAGCGGTTGTAAACTCAACCAAACAGAGGCTATCAATCGCAACGTTTTATAACTCCAAGTTAGACTCGGAATTAGGCCCTGCACTTAGCCTTCTCGGTCCAAATGACCCTGCAATTTTTCAACGAATCCCTTTGGAGAAGTACTTGAAGGAATTCTTTGCAAGGAAACTAGATGGCAAGGCTTACCTTGATTTCATGAGAattaaaagcaatgaagaacatgAAAATTGA